The Oncorhynchus masou masou isolate Uvic2021 chromosome 2, UVic_Omas_1.1, whole genome shotgun sequence genomic sequence TATGATGTACACAGCCTTTCATGAAGGGGACCAGAGTACCATGTCTGGCCAAAGAAGCAATCTCAGGTGGAAAAATGAGTTGCTGGCCAATATCGACAAGCATCTTCCAGTCCCGGGCCATGGCTAGGTGTCCAGTTTCTGGCTTCGTAGGAGGATGCTTGGGCCTTTTCTGTCCCTCCCGGATGAATGTTGTTGTTTTGACGGGATTGCTTGTTTTTGGAGGTAATGAATTGGTTGCACTCCTCTTGGTCTCAAGTGCTGCAGCCAGGCTCATGAGGACCTGATTGTGCCTCCAGGTGTAGCGGCCTTGTGAGAGGCTGGTCTTGCAACCTGTCATTATATGCCTGAGAGTCGCTGGAGCTGGGCAGAGGGGGTAGGTTGAGTCCTCGCCATACCATTGAGGTGAAATTGTACAGCCTGCCATTATGCCTACTTCCAAgcgctgccatgttgttgtgaaGTCAGGTGTTGTGAAACACAATTGCAGGTCTTGGAAATAGGCCTTTACCAGTGTAGTGATGGGTTCTGGTACGTGGAAAATGTTCAAGGATTCCCAGAGGAGTTCATGGGGAACTGAGCCAAAGGCATTGGCCAGGTCGAGGAAGATGACATAGAGGTCTCTCTTGTCCTTCTTAGCTGTTTGGATCTGGTGCCAAATCATACTAGTATGTTCCAGGCAACCAGAGAAACCAGGAATGCCTGctttctgtacagatgtatcAATGTACTTGTACCTTTCCAGATAAGTGGACAGCCTCTGTGCTATTATACTGAAAAAGATCTTCCCTTCGACGTTGAGAAGGGAGATTGGTCGGAATTGACCGATGTCTGTCGCATCCTTCTATTTCGGGATTAGCACACCACCAGCTCTTCGCCATGCCTTTGGTATTATTTCCTTCTGCCACACTATCCTCATGAGCCTCCAAAGAAAGCATAGAACATCCGGGGCGTTCTTGTAGAGCTTGTATGGTACTCCATTAGGCCCAGGAGCCGAGGCCGCTCGGACAACGTTCTCTACTTCCCTCCATTTTGGAGGGTCGGTGTCCAGATTGAATTCTGGTGGTTGAATAGGTGGGATGTCATGTGGGATGATTATCTGCTCATGCCTTTTCATGTCCTGGTGGACCTTTTCCAGATGTTTTTCCAGTTCTGGCTTTGGAGTTTTTAGGATTCCTCACTTTTCCTTTGCGAAGAGATCTTTGACAGacttaaagtttttttttatagAACCGTGTTCTTGAGTGTTCCTTAAAaaggtgaaagtcacccagtaaaatactccttgagtaaaagtctaaaggtatttggttttaaatatacttaagtatcaaaagtaaatggaattgctaaaatgttccataaaccatttaaaattccttatattaagcaaaccaggcgGCACAATTGTTTTGTTGTTaccgatagccaggggcacactacaacactcagacataatttacaaacaaagcatttgtgagtcagccagatcagaggcagtagggatgaccagagatgttctcttgataagtgtgtgaattggaccattttcctgtcaaaatgtaacgagtgcttttgggtgtcagggaaaatgtatggagtaaaaagtacattattatctttaggaatgtagtgaagtaaaagtaaaagttgtcaaaaatataaatagtaaagaaaagtacagataccccaaaaaacttcTTAagcagtactttaaagtatttttactgaagtactttacaccactgcgtgcaattggcatgctgactgcagggatgtccaccagagctgttgccagtgaattgaatgttaatttctttaccataagccgcctccaatgtcgttagagagaatttggcagtatgtccaaccagcctcacagccgcagaccacgtgtcaccacgccagcccaggacctccatatctgGCATCTTCACCTGCAGGACATTCTGAGACCAGCAAcccgacagctgatgaaactgaggagtatttatgtttATAATAAAGCCGTTTTgcggggaaaaactcattctgattgtctGGGCCTGAATCCCCCataggtgggcctggctcccaagtggctgGGCCTATTCCCTCCCATGCCCACACATaactgcgcccctgcccagtcatgtgaaatccatagattagggcctaatttatttatttcaattgactgatttccttatttgaactgtaactcagtaaaatccttgaaattgttgcatgttcatatttttgttcagtatatttagaaAATCACATACATGTCTTGCTGGCATAGACAATATTTCTAGCTCAATAATGTTCACTCATACAACAACCCTGCAGAAAGCTGCTCATTAATTTTCTCAATAGTCCAAGCAATCACATTAAACCAACTCAAAAAAGTATGCTTTATCCTTCACCCTATTGAAAATAAAGAATGTTTAATTTAACTAGCAATGTAAGAATGACAAAGTCAAAAATGAAGCTATGAAATGACCTGGGATCTGATCTCCCTACCTAAATGTCTTCACATACCATATCCACCCGCTGAGGGGAGGAccgctcataataatgtctggaataaTCCAATTATTCTGCTCAAGCCATTACCACGTACCCATCCTCCCCataaaggtgccaccaacctcctgtactGTCTTTGATATCATGGCAAGAAAGCTACACTGATCCAGGATCAGCGAACACGCACCTCCAAATTATAAACGCCACGTACGATTCAGTGCAACCTACCTTGATAGCATAGTATATCCTCAATAATTtgactgacagtgtgtgtggcCTAATAGAATAACTATgcgcgccttcagaaagtaggaAGGGAAAATTTTATCCAATGGCAACTACCCAATTTAGCTGGCATGCCATGTTGTCAATGTAGGATTTCATTCACTTGCTATCTGACACTGTAAACAAATGCCTGCTGGCATCAAGGAAGGAACGAGGATAAATGATCAGCTCGGGAGGtgactagttagctagctaaattagcttGACAGGGTTTCCACTAAATAGCACAGCCACAAaatcaaaattggctatatcgtaAAGATTAATGAAAACATAATTGGTGTTAATGTAAGGTTAGGCGTACGGTTAGTCCtgtggttaaagttaggtttAAAATCTCATTTTAAGAAGGGACATTttagaaataggcggggtttacGACTTTGTGACTGTAGTAACGACCGTTTGACGGATTCCGATCAAAAAGTAAGTCCCGCTGTGACATGAATTGTTTTGAAGCTATTGTTATTTTGTTAATGAGACAGGTAACCAGACTCCAATAAGACATATACCGCAACTTCTCGATGTGGTCAACACAAGACCCCGCATCACTGTTATTTAGCTAAGTCGCTAGCTTGGGGTGGAAATGAAAACCTCATAATTAGCTTCAAGCTAACTGTCATTAGCTTGCCATCTACCAGCtaactgttagctagccagccagcatCATCACTACTAGCTACGCTATTGTATTGGCCGCAGTGAGTCTGCCTGTAAAGTGTAACGTTAGCTATACGACTAGCTATTGAACTGCTGATGATTTTAATTGTAGAACGCAAGTTAGTTAGATGACACGTATCACGTCCTAGCTAACATGTTATTAATAGCGTAGCTAGTTAGCTGCTAGcaggtagctagttagctatcgaTGGCAGACACGTCGGCAGTGGACAGGAAACATATGGGGTTGGGGCCATGGAGATAGCTCGAGCAGATGACCTGGTGGGGAGCGTGGTGAAACAGAAGTCATTTTTGAGTCAGAGCCTATACAAGACAAAGTCATGTTACGATATAACAGTTATCCTGTTAGAAGTTTTGTGCAGAATCCACTGAACTGCTTTCGGTTCAACGtttatggtcatgttgcagcagtgtgtaggagggagattccaagatgtgggaagtgtgcaggagggcatgggTCAGAGAACTGTGTAGTTTCGGTGGATAAAGTTGTCAACTGTAGGGGTGCTCATGTTGCTGGGGACCGGAAGTGTCCGGTGCGAAAGAGGCGGGTTGAAGTAGTCAGTGTAGTGCTGGATGgttgagggatcctgagaggGTCTCAGTAGATTTGTGCCACAGAAGGATAGGGCAAGGAGTGAGTTATGCTTTagtaaggttggcttcttagcgttcacagcaatggttatcaactgtactgcagaaaTGGAATGTAAATCACAGAAAATAGATTTTGTTGTGGTAGCTGCAGAGAAGTATTTGGATTTGGGAGATTTgacttcagaagagttacagggtgtgttgaggGGCAGTGTCCCATCCTCCCAGGTTTTTGGCATGGTGCAGGAACagatagggtctaaagtagtggaatCAGGTAGTGGGTTTTTAATGAGTGtaggtggcagctgcagagattTTACTGCAAAAGAGTTTAATGGGGTAGTGAAAtagcagtggtgattttagcatctaaatcttggtggggcaaactcccccAACAGTTTTTGGGAtgtatgccagcaaagccactacaacaacactaaataatacagtaattgcactataacggtgacaaacagtgTCCACTAACtattagggcctacataaagctgtcccaacagcagagtttcttttcagcaccatggagtgaatccttaccacacctggctatcagcggagccttgtctggcagtgaaacagttcattcagcctcatttactgcctttaaaaaaaacatagctgatatagCTGACTTGCTTACACAactgtggtttctactgacaattgagatgtacaaactatggcgtAAGGGAACCGAAGAGCgaataagaggcaatccgtaatttcgattaagacattaattagcgagctaggacggacaaagtcaatataactatttgtccaccaagtcagaacagtagtctaagttatgagggggaaagggaccaaattattagtgcaaggcacatgggctactaacagcttactacacaacatgcacttagtattactttcgaatgacgaagcaaaaacaggcttttgcaaataattgaaaataaaagctgaaatatcacatttacataagtcatcttaccctttactcagtactttgttgaaacatctTTGGATGtgattacagcctctagtcttcttgggtatgacgctacaagcttggcacacctatatttggggagttcctccaATTATTttccgcagatcctctcaagctctgtcagattggatggagagcattgctgcacagctattttcaggtctctccagagatgttcgatcaggttcagttccgggctctggctgggccactcaaggacattcagagacttgtctccaagccactcctgccttgtcttggctttgttttgatacaggtgcatgataatggtccattctaaatcaaaacaaatttcacacatatatattatttagtatatgtaaagacaatatTATATCAAGGATAGTCTgctgggtgacaatattagcctatcacttgtgaattatataatattacttgtgaatgatgcccagcataggaaacaatgcctttttttgcaaatttttcgaatcatagttgcacaccttatgtagcctagcccataggcctatatattttgaTAAGGTTGGTTTCACAACTAAAGTGTCCCAAAAAAATCCTAAAATTAAACACAAtctgctttacaaggggtgtagagcctaactggcatacataagcagcacgtgagtttcaagtttggggaggATAAagttcaccataaaaatgcacctttatattAAAAGCactacatgcataattgcatttgcggtcacttttgataatggtgttttctgtAAATGGAACATTCACGTTTATAGCCTGTGCACATTTCTGCGCTTATGTGAACAAATAGCCTCAGTTTATCACCatttttaagctaaacgttctgatctgttgcgtcagccacaATGCGTAAAAATGCTTTTttttatgctagtggttgtattaatttgggatctatcacatcccacaactgtcccagaatATGTTTGAAATTTTGTATTTCTTGTACAGAGTAGAATAGGtcgacttttgtactatgggggatagtagattgacataggctagtacTTTTGCTTTTTTTaagcctactcatcttgttggctaacgaaaagtaaatgtgggcaattcttccaatatcttcaatatgcacctcggaattggataaggacgcgtGCCATTGCATCcacgatgtgtctgtcttcacttgtagcctgtgagaaagacccgatcacataatggagagccatgtgagtgagggGAGATTCTGAGCGCACAACGTAGTagggcacaacggccactggcCGCAAAGGGGATGCCGCCGTAACATTCGAGCTATTATCAAGtacttgtcaaattgtgaatgagtgacTGATGTAGTTTGTAAAGCCTgtgcaaaaaaacaaagcagagatcatgcctttcaagcgacttctttcaaatcatcattagtcgcatcatgtattaaaaatcaaaacatatagcccaacgtttgtagaacaactcaaattacattaataactctaaattaagcatataggagtagctatttctttgttaaccgctcaacacagaatagccgtaTGTGCgcattcagctttgttcaattgtattcttcatactataaaataatgccatggagttgtaagcaaatcttgtctgctaaataaaCTAGTAAGCAGACCGGAACTGTCTTTTTTCCCAAGAACAtactccaggtggcagtatgccccctttcagtttgtttaccaactcatagaagtagtagtagaagaaaatggactacttcaaaatggacaaGCCTGTGTGTTCAGAGGACACAATGGGATAGATACAAAGAAtagtcctctgtctttctctatggttAGGGCACAGCCACTTAATTTGGGGCAGAGACGGGTGTTTTCTATCATCTCTGGTTGAAGTGTTGCTTGTCATGTGTTGTTGTGTCTAAGTGCATCTTGTGTCTCCAGATGTCTTGGAGCCAGGTATTCCACACCAGCTGCCTTGTGCTTCTGGTACATCTGCTCTGCCTGGAGGCAGTGCCCATCAGTCTGGACAAGACCAAGGTGAACCAGCCGGAGGACAAAGCCTCAGAGCCACCGCCAAGTGTGGTAAGAGTTGGTGAAGGATTACATACCAAGCAAGCAAGGTGGAGAAACATGGCAGGCAGGGCAGCCCTAACAGCCATGAAAAAAGCAGTAATTTGTGCTACCAGTACAAGCTCAGACCAGTTATACCAGCTATATTCTCTAACATAATTTATTGAATTGTAACGTATACAGACTGAACTGAAGGTCTACGGAATGATGCATGAGCTAGTATGCATGTTAtgcatactactactacttactactttaTTTAATGTAACAGGACACTGGACTCCACTATGACCGTTATCTCAGGGAAGTCATTGATTTTCTGGAAAAAGACCAGCATTTCAGAGAGAAGCTCCATAACACAGATATGGAGGACATCAAGGTATTCTAACTGTGTCCTGCTCATTCTTGTCGTTCTTACTCTCTCCTTGAGTCATTAGTCATGAAAAAGGCAAAACAGCAGCAGTATGATAATCATTACATCACTTTTCTTACAGATGGGGAAGCTGGCCAAAGAGCTGGACTTTGTCAGCCACCATGTAAGGACACAACTGGATGAGCTAAAAAGGCAGGAGGTTAGCCGGCTACGGACACTGATCAAAGCCAAGCAAGACATCGAAGGAGGGAACGGTATGCTGCCCAGTGAAAAGACCATTAATATGCCTTAAGTGCTATACTGTTACCATCTAGAAACACTAGGGCGTGTGGGCAAGTGACTAAGAAGTACATTTTTGAGGGAAAGGACTTAAAAAGGAGGATGTGATTAGTGTAGTGTTGAGTCACCTACTTACTTGTGAAACATGCTTCTGAAAATCTCTGTTTCGAATCACAATAGTGATAGCGGAGTATTACAGACAACAGTAACGTCACACTTAAACCACTAATTGGCAGGATTACAGGCTAGTATAGATGCACACAGGGTGAGCTTTGACCAACGCACCCTGCCGCACTGGATAACTATTACAGTTCCAATGTCAGGTCATCAAATTTTGTATTGTGTTATGACTGTTAAACCTCACTCACAGATATGGCAGTAGACCACCAAGCTCTGCTGAAACAGTTTGAGTACCTGAACCACATGAATCCTCACACCTTTGAAGTGGAGGATCTGGACAGACTCATCAAATCAGTAAGTATAATGTAGAATGCATGGTACGTACATACAGTAGCTTACTAAAGTACCTGTAGTCCTCTTCTCTTCAAGACATTTTAACTCTCATCCTTCATTTGACCACAAGGCCACAAACGATCTGGAGAACTATGACAAGGAGCGCCATGAGGAGTTCAAGAAGTACGAGATGACGAAAGACCATGAGCGAAGGGAACACCTCAAGACTCTAGAcgatgaagggaggaagaaggAGGAAGAACACTACGAGGAGATGAAGAAGAAACATGCAGACCATCCCAAAGTCAACCATCCAGTAAGTCCAACTGCACTTGGATGCTATGTTATCTGTGTGTTTCAGAGCTCAATCTGTTTGTGCTCACATATGGTCTAGCCAGTCTCTAGACCATGGATGGGCAAGTTTGATGGGGGgtggtgggggccacaaaaaatctgaactcatcatgaggggccacaGTGGCTCGAGGATCTGTATCTAAAAATGTTTACCTGAGATAAGAGAAATTGCTGAATCACAACCACATTTCAAAATGGGATCTTGTGTTTTCTACAATTCTAACTCCCAGCAGTAAGTTGAGACTCCAAATGAGTTCCTAAACAACTGACTGTAGAAAACAttgacacctgctctttccatgacatacactgaccaggtgaaagctatgatcccttattgatgttacctgttaaatccacttcagtggagatgaaggggaggagactggttaaataatgatttttaagccttgagacaattgagacatggtttgtgtatgtgtgccattcagaaggtgaatgggcaagaaaaaAGATTTCAGTGCcttttgaacgaggtatggtagtagatgccaggcgcaccggtttgagtgtgtcaagaactgcaacgctgctgggtttttcacactcaacagtttcctgtgtgtatcgaaaatggtccaccatccaaaggacatccagccaacttgacacaagtgtgggaagcattggagtcaacatgggccagcatccctgtggaacgctgtcgacaccttgtagtccatgccctgacaaattgaggctgttctaagggcAAAATGGGGTGGGActccatattaggaaggtgttcctaatattttgtacactcagtatgcttatactgtatatattttttggggggggggattgatCTGCGGGCCTACAAAAGGGGGACGCCAGTTGCCCATTTCTGCTCTAGACCTTCCCCATACTTAATGATTTAGCTCAAGTGAGAGATTTATTTCTAACAGGGCACTAACATTTTTTGCTCTGCAGGGCAGCCAGAATCAGTTCAAAGAGGTGTGGGAGGAAGCAGATGGTCTTGACCCTGAAGATTTTGACCCCAAGACCTTTTTCAAGCTGCATGGTAAGTCTTCATCAATAGACATCACAGGTGGGGGTCAGGGACATCCATCTCAGATTTCCTCAACATTCTCGCGTTTTGAATTGTCAGATTCCAATGGAGATGGCTTTTTCGATGAGCAGGAATTGGAGGCATTGTTTACCAAGGAGGTAAAGATTTGTCCTATTTTTTTTAATGTCTCACCTGAAATGATAATGAAACGTGTGCATGTATAGATAATGGTATATTCTGTGGACTCAGCTGGAGAAGATCTATGATCCTACCAATGAAGAGGACGATatggtggagatggaggaggagcgCCTGCGTATGAGAGAGCACGTCATGAACGAGGTATACTGTTGTCCCGGCCGTGAACCTTGCACACTATATTCCCATGGATTGCTATCACTGAAAGTTAGAGAATGGTTTCGTTGATATAATGAAATAAATAGTTCACATGGTGATTGATCTCTCACTGTTTACAGGTGGACACCAACAAAGACAGACTGGTCTCCTTAGAAGAGTTCCTGATTGCCACAAAGAAAAAGGAATTCCTGGAACCAGATAGTTGGGAGGTGTGGTAGCCATATCTATTTAACTCCCATTCATACTGGCCTACTTTTTATACTTCAACATTATAACTCATTATTATGAAACGGCAAGAGTAACAGAAACCATACCATATCTCTAAACACTCCTACATTCAAACACACTGTAATTATGTTGCTTTTCAAATCAATAAGGAGAGGTAGAAGGGTATGAACTGACACGTCCTCCTTTGTTAGACCTTAGAGCAGAACCAGGCCTACAcagatgaggagatgagggagtTTGAGGAGCACCTGGCCCAGCAGGAAGAGGACCTCAAACAGAAAGCATCAGACCTCCAGAAACAGAGGGATGAGTTGGAGAGGCAACAGGAACAGCTCAACTCACAGAAAGTAGAGCTTCAGCAGGTACAGAGTGGGCAGTGGTAGAACAGACACAACCAATAGGTTCTCTATTACTGTAATGCACTTCTTTTGTGTGGTATTGTTATTTTTGACATGAGCTGACATACTTACCTACAACCATTAATCTGCTTAtctctgtttgtctgtggtgTTTCAGGCAGTAGAACACATGGAACGGTTGAAAACCCAGAAAGTTGAGCCCCCTCCAGAGGTTCATGGTAAGTGATAGTTTACCCCAATTCCATTTTCTCTTTACTGGTGTGCCGTGTATTTTTCCGAATGTAGTGGTGACTATGGAAAATGGAACTCAAGATGTGAAAAAttcagcgatgggacaagactgtaattacccattggatatcacgaaaaagggataaaaaaatatatttttcaaagaTGTAAAAAATGAACTGTATTCAAAACGACTCTCTTTTTCAGTAGAAGGGAATGCTATCCCAGAGCTACGAGGAGAGTACCATCCTTTGCCCCCGGGCCACCAAGATATGTCCCAAAACCACCCGGGTATGAAGCAAGACAACCACCTCCAGAACCAAATACCCCACAACACCCAGGATTTGTCCCAACCACGACTCCAAGATCTGCCCCCAGGCCATCAGGCAGTGCCATAGGGCCAAAATTACTTACCATAAGGCCCCCATCAGAACCAGCCCACTCAACCCCCGCTGCCAGATAAAACTCTATAGACAACACCTCTGGCTCCATGGCCCCCCACCCACAGACCTTCACAGTACTTATATACCTCCAGTCCAGTGTGCAGAGATCCCTCCATATGGGCATGTGTACCCCGTTATCCTGAAAGAGTTAACTGAAaactgttcacactgctatgctttatcttggccaggtcgcagttgcaaatgagaacttgttctcaactagcctacctggttaaataaaggtggaaaaaaaacaGCTGGAGAACACAGGAGGTGTTTACAGTATCTCTGCCCACTTGTGGATTTCAATTTGAGCCTCCAAGGCCTAGAAATGTTTTATAGGTTTGCGGTCAGGGAATTTGTGTTATAGAGTGCATATGCGGTATGTGATTATGGATTGGTCATAATTGATCATTACTTAAAATGCAGAGCTTTGGTGGAATGGTTTTGGTAGTGTCAATGTCTATATATTTTGGAACATTGTTTTTAATTAGTGCTGTGTGATGTCATGACAATTAGGCCTAATAATTGTCAGGTCACTTCACCTGAATAATGATAATGTTGTGAAATGTATGGATTCCTGAAAAGGCTCCATTTCAAAAGGCACTGAAAATGGCATCGGGAGCATTATGAACAGTAAAGACAACGGTCTCAtggaacagaatataatataaaataCTTTCTTTTTTGTATGGGTTCATTCCTGTGTATTACATGGCATTAGCTTGGCCACCACTTTATTTCAATTCCACAAGTCTGATAATA encodes the following:
- the nucb2a gene encoding nucleobindin-2a isoform X1, with the translated sequence MSWSQVFHTSCLVLLVHLLCLEAVPISLDKTKVNQPEDKASEPPPSVDTGLHYDRYLREVIDFLEKDQHFREKLHNTDMEDIKMGKLAKELDFVSHHVRTQLDELKRQEVSRLRTLIKAKQDIEGGNDMAVDHQALLKQFEYLNHMNPHTFEVEDLDRLIKSATNDLENYDKERHEEFKKYEMTKDHERREHLKTLDDEGRKKEEEHYEEMKKKHADHPKVNHPGSQNQFKEVWEEADGLDPEDFDPKTFFKLHDSNGDGFFDEQELEALFTKELEKIYDPTNEEDDMVEMEEERLRMREHVMNEVDTNKDRLVSLEEFLIATKKKEFLEPDSWETLEQNQAYTDEEMREFEEHLAQQEEDLKQKASDLQKQRDELERQQEQLNSQKVELQQAVEHMERLKTQKVEPPPEVHVEGNAIPELRGEYHPLPPGHQDMSQNHPGMKQDNHLQNQIPHNTQDLSQPRLQDLPPGHQAVP
- the nucb2a gene encoding nucleobindin-2a isoform X2, whose protein sequence is MSWSQVFHTSCLVLLVHLLCLEAVPISLDKTKVNQPEDKASEPPPSVDTGLHYDRYLREVIDFLEKDQHFREKLHNTDMEDIKMGKLAKELDFVSHHVRTQLDELKRQEVSRLRTLIKAKQDIEGGNDMAVDHQALLKQFEYLNHMNPHTFEVEDLDRLIKSATNDLENYDKERHEEFKKYEMTKDHERREHLKTLDDEGRKKEEEHYEEMKKKHADHPKVNHPGSQNQFKEVWEEADGLDPEDFDPKTFFKLHDSNGDGFFDEQELEALFTKELEKIYDPTNEEDDMVEMEEERLRMREHVMNEVDTNKDRLVSLEEFLIATKKKEFLEPDSWETLEQNQAYTDEEMREFEEHLAQQEEDLKQKASDLQKQRDELERQQEQLNSQKVELQQAVEHMERLKTQKVEPPPEVHEGNAIPELRGEYHPLPPGHQDMSQNHPGMKQDNHLQNQIPHNTQDLSQPRLQDLPPGHQAVP